The following DNA comes from Sediminitomix flava.
TTGATCTAACCGTAGAATTTCAAAATATTGGTGAGACCAATTTCAACCTAGAAAATGAATTGGTACTGCTTTTAGATATGGAAGGAAATCAACTGACGCAAGCACTTATAAAAAACAATAGTGTTTCTTTTACTGGAAAACTTCCGCATACTTTAAGCAAGCTTCAAATCTACTTCCCAAAAACTCAAAATGTATTGGAAGTACTTCCTGATGAAGGTGATATTTTTATGGAGGTCGCAACTTTTAGTCCTTCAGATATTCTGGAAATAGACAATCAATATCCATTCATTAATGGATTGAAGTACTTGGCACTTGATGTAGAAAAAAACTCGAATAGCAATAAGAGAGTCCAATCAACGAACTTACTTCAAGATGGCACTTTAGATGGTAGCCTTACGGTACTACCCAATGATAACTGGTGGCCGCACTTCCTATTAAATGAAGGTGGATGGTATACATCATCAAGATCAAACTATCAAGCAATACACGGAACTGAAAGTAATAATCAATTTGCAGAGCCTCTTGAAACACACTTACTACTAGGTCAAACTATTGATATTTCGGCAGGTGGTGAATATGAACTTTCAGCTGATATCAAACATATGCATCTGTATTTTCACATCATGTATTATTCAGGCGCTGAAACTGTAGGAAGCAGTAATGTTATTTCTCAAGATCAAAGAACACATGCTAATGGTTCTCATCATTGGAAAAATAAATCATTTTCATTCACACCTCCTCAAGGGGCTACTAAAGCTACAATTTATATTTCGGGTTATGACCAAGGAAATGGCTCTGCTAAAATAGATAACATTACATTGACGGGCACAGTTTTAGACAGCGATAATGATGGAGTAAATGATGATATCGATATCTATCCGAATGATGCTACAAAAGCTTTCTTTGAGAGATATCCTGCAGAAGGTTATAGATCTGTTCTTTTTGAAGATTTATGGCCTTACCAAGGAGATTATGATTTTAATGATGTAGTGGTTTCCACAATAGTGAACACCATTAAAAATGCAGATAATAATATTGTACACCTATCAATTAGTATGGACATAGATGCAAATGGAGGAGACTTCAATTCAGATGTAATGATCCGACTTTTGAAAGCTGATAAAACTCCATTTGAACAACAAATTATAACGAGTGTAGGTGGAGCAAATGGCTATGAACCTGGTACGGAAGAAATTTCAAGTAACCTTATCAAGGTAATATCAAATAATCAGAAATTAGGTTATAAAAATAATGGAGATGGAGCAAATGGAGATGTTCAGAATAAAAGGTTTTCTATTGTTATTGATCCTGCATTGGAGATAAAAAACATTGATCCAGAAATCTTTATCTGTCGTACTTTTGATCGATCTCATGAAATTCATGGAGATGGATACCCTGTAACATCAAACTTTAATTCAGCAATGCAAAATACAGGACATGACGGTGGAAACTTTATGACTTCAGAAGGCTACCCTTGGAGACTTGAGATATTTTCAAGTACAAAGTTCGACCATCCTAAAGAAGGTGTGAGCATCATCAATGCCTATCCACAATTTGCCAATTGGGTACAAAACAACAAACAAAGTTATACGGATTGGATGGAGACTCCTTTAGAAAGTAAAGTCTTTGATATGGACTAAAATAGAACTTCAATCCTAAAGTCTCATTGTGAGATACCTTAGTCAATAGATTAAAAATAAAGAACCTTTTAGAAGATGATAACATCCTACAAAAGGTTCTTATTTGTTTGTCAGCTTTGTTATTTCAGAAAAATAGTTTGATAGTCAAAAGTAAATTTCCAACTAAAAAATTCGCAAATACCGATCAATCCCCTACTCAATTCAGAACTTTAATTCGATAACCGCTCATAATTATCTTGTTCTAAACAACTCACTTTTGACCTATCAATACTTATCTTTCTTCCTATTTATACAGATACTATTACTACCAGTTCGGATTCTGAGTAAGATTAGTAGCCGCCACTAACTCTGATTGAGGGATTGGCCATAAAGCATGTTTAGCCTGATATCCCAAATCACCTAACTCTCTTTCTGCTAACCCCCATCTCTTTAAGTCTACATATCTCTGTCCTTCAAAAGCAAGTTCAAGGAAACGCTCTTTTACAATGGCTTCAAACAAATCGTTGCCAGTTACTCCCATCAGAGGAGTCAATGAAACTCTTTCTCTTACTTTATTCAATTCAACCAAGGCTTGTGCATCATTCCCAGATTTATGGTAAGCCTCTGCCGCCATAAGTAATACATCAGAAAAGCGAAGCAATCTCCAGTTTGAACCATAGTTTAATGCCGTTTCTCCATTAGTACTGGTCTCATCTAAATAAGTACCAAACTTAGCTCTGAAGAAGCCTTCAAAATCATGGAATTCACTAAAATCAGGTGTTACAAGTTCATCCTCTGCTACTCCTGCATCTCTTTGTGCTTGCAAGTCTGAATCAATAAATTCTTGAGCGGTAATAATTACAGCAGATCGTCTTACTACATCACCTTCTGCTTCATAAGCATCGTAAAGTTTCGGACTTGGCAACAAGAATCCCCAGCCATCCAACATATCTAAATCAACAACAGCTCCAGCTCTTGGCCCCATCAATTGTGTATGGATATTAGATTGTGCTCTTTGTCCCCAAGGGAAATTCCCCCAGTTATACGCTTGAGAATTAGAATATGAACCCTCAAGAATTGACTCTACTCCAAACTCGCCTTCTGTACTAAAAACAGTTGCATAATCCATCTCCAACTGATATTCTCCAGAAGAAATTACAGAAGCAAATGTACTTGCTGCCTCGCTATATTTCTCTTGGAAAAGGTAAGCCTTTCCTAGTAAAGTTTGTGCTGTTCCTTTAGAAATACGGAATTGATCAGCAGAAGAATACTCACTTTTTAGAGGCAAATCCGCAATTGCTTCCGTTAAATCTTTTTCAATTTGTTGATAAACTTCAGCCGCGGGTGTTCTTGCTTGGTTATACTCAGAAACGATAAGTTCCTCAAGCACCAAAGGAACATCTCCCCAAAGAGAAACCAATTCCATGTAATAATATGCTCTCAAAGCTTTTGCTTCTGCAATAAGTCTTTTACGGAAATCACTTTCTGGATCAATGTTATTGATCGCAAGGTTTGCTCTGTAAATTCCAAAGTAATTTACCCCCCAAGTAGCCAAAACCTTATCGTTGGAAGCATCAAAAGCATAATCATCTAAGGTTTGATAACCTGGTTGGTCACCTGCACCACCACCACCACACTGACCTTCATCAGATGGTAATATCTTTGAAAGAATTGGGCTACCCCAACCCCATTGATTATGGTGCCAGATTAACATATCATAGGCTACGGTCACAGACATTTCAGCATGATCATCATTCTGAAAGAAATTTTCACTTGCTACTCCACCATTCAACGGTGTCTCTAAATAATCTTCACAAGAGGTTAACGTCCCCATAGAAAGACCACAAGTAAAAAGTATTGGGATTATATATTTTTTCATGATTCTTTTCGATTAAAAAATTAAAACTTCACAGATAAACCTGTCATCATCAATCTTGGTGTTGGGTAAACCCCTCTATCAATTCCTAAACTTTTATCATCGTTACTTCCACCAATTTCAGGGTCAAAGCCTTTGTAAGAAGAGAAGGTGAAGAAGTTATCCAATGACACATAGAATCTTGCACTACCCAATTTCAATTTGTCTAATGCAGCGCTTGGTAAATTATACCCCAATTGTAGCTGTCTGATTTTTACGAATGAAGCATCTTGTACCATAAAGTCTGATGATAGCGCCTTTTCATCGAAATTAGCTCCAAACCAATCATTTGTCGCATTCGATTCTGTCCATCTATCTTCATAGAAGAAGCTCGGATAATTCGCTCCATTTACATCCGTTCTAGCATAGCCGATCAATACATCATTCCCAAATGAACCCTGAGCAAAAACTTGAAGGTCAAAGTTTTTATATTCTACTTTTGCATTCAATCCCAAATAAAGGTCTGCATGAGGACTTCCAATTTCTGTAAAATCACCCGAGTTAATCTGGCCATCTCCGTTTACATCAACAATAATCGGATCACCTTTTTTAGCAGGATAAGAACCTGCATCTATTGTAGCATGGTATTCATCTATTTGTTCTTGACTTTGGAAGATTCCATTGGTTTTATAACCTCTAAAGTACCATAACGGATAACCTTCTTCCATAGCTGTTGCACCATTCCAATGTCCTCCAATATTTGTCCCTTCTTCTCTTAGTTTATTTGGGTCGATCTCGGTCACTACATTTTCAATTCTTGTCATATTTGCCGAGATGCTGTACTTCACAGGTCCAGTATTTTTGTCATAAGTAATTCCTAATTCAAAACCTGTATTTTTAACTGTACCCGAGTTTACAATTGGAGGGAAATTACCTACAAAGCTCGGAGGAGTACCAGGATTCAAAAGGTCTTTTGTTTGCTTATCGAAATAATCTGCTGTTACAGTCAATCGGTCATCCAAGAAGCCCAAGTCCATACCAATGTTCAATTGTTCAGAAGTTTCCCAAGTCAATTCAGGATTAGAAAGACGTAGTGGCTCTGCACCAATGACAACTTCTCCATCTGCGTTTGTATACTGGAATGTAGGACTTACTAAACCAATGGAAGCTCCAGGATAAAGATTTGACAAACTACCATTTCGTCCCCAAGAAGCTCTCAACTTTGCAAAAGCAATCGCTGGTACATCAAAGAATTCTTCATTTGAGATTACCCATCCCCCAGATACTGACGGGAAAAATCCCCATCTTTTACCTTCAGCTAATAATGAAGAGCCATCTGTTCTTGCGGTGATCCCCAATAAATACCTCTGCTTATAATTATACTGAAAACGTCCGTAGTAAGACATCAATTTCACCAATTCCTCATTACCGAAAGCTCTTGTATTTTCTTGACCATTCGGAATAGAACTTAAGTATGATAACTCATCGGTTTCACCAAAAAGAGGCCCACCTTCACCTGCTACAAAGGTTGTTTTTTGAGAAAGTACTGAGCTACCCAATATCACACTGATATCATGGTCTCCAAATTGTTTGTCATAGCTCAACCAATTTTCCCACTGCGAACTTACAAACTTACTCATTGAACTTCTTGAATTGGCTTGACCGTTCGTGGCTGTAGTGGTATAAAAATATGTTCTTTGCCAGCTATGTGTCGAATTGTTAGACATAGCCATACCCATTCTTGAATTCAACTTCAACCCGTCCATCAAGTCTGCTGAACCAAGGAATGAACCATAGAATAAGCCTGTTTCACTTGTATTCTTGTCGGCATTTAACAATCCGATTGGGTTACCAATCTCTTGAGTTGTAAAGGTGGAAACACCATAATACTGTCCATTTGTAGCTTGCTGATAAGGAAGGTCTGTTCCAAACTTGGTAGTTACATAAGTTGGTAAACCATTTGAAAATGTAACAGGTGTTGCTGGATCAAACATCATTGCCGTTTGAACGATACCACCATAAGAATCATTTTCTAGAATGTTGTTTCTTTTAAAACTTGCATAAGATGCTTGATGCGAGAAATTCAACCAATCTTTTACTTGATGAGAACCGTTCAATCTGATTGAGAAACGATCAAACTTGGATAAGTCACCTCCAATCACACCATCTTGCGTAAAGAAATTACCCGATACAAAGAATGTTGATTTTTCATTTCCTCCACTGATCGTTAAAGCATGTCTTTGTTGTGGTGCAGTTTGGAAAAG
Coding sequences within:
- a CDS encoding LruC domain-containing protein, translated to MRILTYLSFLCAALFSCTQEENVPTLITQQTNTGTISTMNELQVPDQFSWSASLPLDLTVEFQNIGETNFNLENELVLLLDMEGNQLTQALIKNNSVSFTGKLPHTLSKLQIYFPKTQNVLEVLPDEGDIFMEVATFSPSDILEIDNQYPFINGLKYLALDVEKNSNSNKRVQSTNLLQDGTLDGSLTVLPNDNWWPHFLLNEGGWYTSSRSNYQAIHGTESNNQFAEPLETHLLLGQTIDISAGGEYELSADIKHMHLYFHIMYYSGAETVGSSNVISQDQRTHANGSHHWKNKSFSFTPPQGATKATIYISGYDQGNGSAKIDNITLTGTVLDSDNDGVNDDIDIYPNDATKAFFERYPAEGYRSVLFEDLWPYQGDYDFNDVVVSTIVNTIKNADNNIVHLSISMDIDANGGDFNSDVMIRLLKADKTPFEQQIITSVGGANGYEPGTEEISSNLIKVISNNQKLGYKNNGDGANGDVQNKRFSIVIDPALEIKNIDPEIFICRTFDRSHEIHGDGYPVTSNFNSAMQNTGHDGGNFMTSEGYPWRLEIFSSTKFDHPKEGVSIINAYPQFANWVQNNKQSYTDWMETPLESKVFDMD
- a CDS encoding RagB/SusD family nutrient uptake outer membrane protein — encoded protein: MKKYIIPILFTCGLSMGTLTSCEDYLETPLNGGVASENFFQNDDHAEMSVTVAYDMLIWHHNQWGWGSPILSKILPSDEGQCGGGGAGDQPGYQTLDDYAFDASNDKVLATWGVNYFGIYRANLAINNIDPESDFRKRLIAEAKALRAYYYMELVSLWGDVPLVLEELIVSEYNQARTPAAEVYQQIEKDLTEAIADLPLKSEYSSADQFRISKGTAQTLLGKAYLFQEKYSEAASTFASVISSGEYQLEMDYATVFSTEGEFGVESILEGSYSNSQAYNWGNFPWGQRAQSNIHTQLMGPRAGAVVDLDMLDGWGFLLPSPKLYDAYEAEGDVVRRSAVIITAQEFIDSDLQAQRDAGVAEDELVTPDFSEFHDFEGFFRAKFGTYLDETSTNGETALNYGSNWRLLRFSDVLLMAAEAYHKSGNDAQALVELNKVRERVSLTPLMGVTGNDLFEAIVKERFLELAFEGQRYVDLKRWGLAERELGDLGYQAKHALWPIPQSELVAATNLTQNPNW
- a CDS encoding SusC/RagA family TonB-linked outer membrane protein, coding for MTTVSAQERMITGTIKDNAGITLPGVNILIVGSSVGTTTSIDGVFKLALPQDVTLPVLQISAVGYKTLEVEVGNQTNFNLTLDEDVSQLEEVVVVGYGKQNKALMTTSVSSVKTADLESYSAGSVQNSLTGRIAGVNVVPSGGSPGAGIKVRVRGTGSNGNSDPLYIVDGMRVPNIDFLDPLEIGSMQVLKDAASTAIYGAEGANGVVYVTTKEGKAGETRITYDLQYGVQSVDTRIDLMNLNQFEEYWGERGLTRDHDPLAETNWLDELFQTAPQQRHALTISGGNEKSTFFVSGNFFTQDGVIGGDLSKFDRFSIRLNGSHQVKDWLNFSHQASYASFKRNNILENDSYGGIVQTAMMFDPATPVTFSNGLPTYVTTKFGTDLPYQQATNGQYYGVSTFTTQEIGNPIGLLNADKNTSETGLFYGSFLGSADLMDGLKLNSRMGMAMSNNSTHSWQRTYFYTTTATNGQANSRSSMSKFVSSQWENWLSYDKQFGDHDISVILGSSVLSQKTTFVAGEGGPLFGETDELSYLSSIPNGQENTRAFGNEELVKLMSYYGRFQYNYKQRYLLGITARTDGSSLLAEGKRWGFFPSVSGGWVISNEEFFDVPAIAFAKLRASWGRNGSLSNLYPGASIGLVSPTFQYTNADGEVVIGAEPLRLSNPELTWETSEQLNIGMDLGFLDDRLTVTADYFDKQTKDLLNPGTPPSFVGNFPPIVNSGTVKNTGFELGITYDKNTGPVKYSISANMTRIENVVTEIDPNKLREEGTNIGGHWNGATAMEEGYPLWYFRGYKTNGIFQSQEQIDEYHATIDAGSYPAKKGDPIIVDVNGDGQINSGDFTEIGSPHADLYLGLNAKVEYKNFDLQVFAQGSFGNDVLIGYARTDVNGANYPSFFYEDRWTESNATNDWFGANFDEKALSSDFMVQDASFVKIRQLQLGYNLPSAALDKLKLGSARFYVSLDNFFTFSSYKGFDPEIGGSNDDKSLGIDRGVYPTPRLMMTGLSVKF